In Leishmania donovani BPK282A1 complete genome, chromosome 35, the following are encoded in one genomic region:
- a CDS encoding sm-f snRNP core complex protein, putative, whose translation MEANVPGAFLHSLIGKNVLVKSKWGPVYEGNLVSCDTFMNLQLRNAVEHAKQDTELGEMLLRNNNILYIREEASAS comes from the coding sequence ATGGAGGCCAACGTCCCGGGAGCGTTTCTGCACAGCCTTATCGGCAAAAACGTGCTTGTGAAGAGCAAGTGGGGCCCGGTGTACGAGGGTAACCTTGTAAGCTGCGACACATTCATGaacctgcagctgcgcaatgCGGTAGAGCACGCGAAACAGGACACCGAACTGGGTGAAATGCTGTTGCGCAACAACAACATCCTGTACATCCGTGAGGAGGCTAGTGCGTCTTGA
- a CDS encoding anaphase promoting complex subunit protein, putative, with translation MDVKIKSVHLVAKWMWDCKGETCGICRQEYEAACPTCRVPGDDCPILTSPCHHTFHLHCITRALEKEEGQPECPTCRAPWQM, from the coding sequence ATGGATGTCAAGATAAAGAGCGTCCACCTCGTGGCGAAGTGGATGTGGGACTGCAAGGGCGAAACTTGCGGCATCTGTCGTCAAGAGTATGAGGCAGCCTGCCCCACCTGCCGCGTGCCGGGCGACGACTGCCCAATCCTGACGAGCCCCTGCCACCATACGTTTCACTTGCACTGCATCACACGGGCCttggagaaggaggagggccaGCCCGAGTGCCCGACGTGCCGTGCGCCGTGGCAAATGTAG